A region of the Deinococcus planocerae genome:
ATCGCACTCGGGGTCTATGGGTTGCAGTTGGGTGCGGGGGGCACTTGAATTCATGTTCAGGCGCCCGTCATCCGTCAGGGCATAACCGAAGCGGCCCGTGCGCGTGGGGTAAACACAGTCGAACATATCCACACCCAGGGCTATGGCGGCCACGAGGTCCTCAGGGTGTCCCACGCCCATCAGGTAGCGGGGCTTGTGCTCGGGCAACCGCGCTGCCGTCAGGGCGACCGCCGGGTACATTTCCTCCTTGGACTCCCCAACTGCCAGACCACCGATGGCAAATCCCGGCGTCTCGAACGGCAGCGTGAGGTCCAGGCTCAGGTGGCGAAGGTCCGCGTGGACTCCCCCCTGCACGATGGCGAACAGCGCCTGGTCCCCGCGAGTCTTGACGGTCTGACACCGCTCTAGCCACCGGACGGTGCGCTCCAGGCTCCGGCGAATGTACTCCCGCTCGGCGGGGTGGGGCGGGCACTCGTCGAACGCCATGATCACGTCTGCACCCAGGGCCTCCTGCACGGCGACGCTGCGTTCCGGCGTCAGGCTCACCAGGCTGCCATCGACATGACTTTTAAAGGTCACGCCCTCCTCCGTGATCTTGCGCATGTGCCCCAGGCTCATCACCTGAAATCCCCCCGAGTCTGTCAGGAAAGGGCCGGGGTAGGCAGTAAATCCGGCAAGGCCCCCATGCGCCTCGACCAGCCGCTCGCCGGGCCTGAGCATGAGATGGTAGGTATTGGCCAGGATCATCTGCGAGCCCACGTCCAAAAGTTCCTGTGGGCTGAGTCCCTTGACCGTTCCCTGCGTTCCCACAGGCATGAACATCGGCGTTTGTACGGTTCCCCGCGGCGTGGTGAAGGTTGCTACCCTCGCCCGGCCATCCCGATGCCGAATTTCGAACTCAAACATCCGGGTATTGTGCCCGAACGTTCTTGCACAAAATGGAAACCCAAACAAGGAGAGTC
Encoded here:
- the tgt gene encoding tRNA guanosine(34) transglycosylase Tgt, with the translated sequence MFEFEIRHRDGRARVATFTTPRGTVQTPMFMPVGTQGTVKGLSPQELLDVGSQMILANTYHLMLRPGERLVEAHGGLAGFTAYPGPFLTDSGGFQVMSLGHMRKITEEGVTFKSHVDGSLVSLTPERSVAVQEALGADVIMAFDECPPHPAEREYIRRSLERTVRWLERCQTVKTRGDQALFAIVQGGVHADLRHLSLDLTLPFETPGFAIGGLAVGESKEEMYPAVALTAARLPEHKPRYLMGVGHPEDLVAAIALGVDMFDCVYPTRTGRFGYALTDDGRLNMNSSAPRTQLQPIDPECDCYACQNFTRAYLAHLVRAEELLAPRMLSLHNIRYLHRLVERVRSAIAQGNFRPWAQTWAQRYFRQNIPEWFEGALAAAGDQVEYKRA